A window of the Lactuca sativa cultivar Salinas chromosome 7, Lsat_Salinas_v11, whole genome shotgun sequence genome harbors these coding sequences:
- the LOC111904263 gene encoding LOW QUALITY PROTEIN: probable indole-3-acetic acid-amido synthetase GH3.1 (The sequence of the model RefSeq protein was modified relative to this genomic sequence to represent the inferred CDS: inserted 1 base in 1 codon), producing the protein MSRDPMDPLTILYKLSISLHHKIPCQTIEHKIEMATNVQRTSSASPAPEKHKEAIQFIEKMTRNTDKVQANVLAEILSRNADTEYLRLYNLNGATDRETFKSKIPIVTYDDLQPIIQRIADGDRSPILSAHPISEFLTSSGTSAGERKLMPTIHEDLDRRQLLYSLLMPVMNLYMPGLDKGKALYFLFVKSETQTPGGLLARPVLTSYYKSDHFKTRPFDPYNVYTSPNEAILCPDSFQSMYAQMLCGLYDRKEVLRIGAIFASSLLRAIRFLQLNWKELCHDIRTGTLNETVSDPDIRQCMSQILRPNSDLANVIESECSKKNWERIIVRIWPNVKYLEVIVTGTMAQYIPTLDYYSGGLPKVCTMYASSECYFGINLNPLCKPSEVSYTIMPNMAYFEFIPHNPHSVSTDNVVDLANVEIGKEYELVITTHAGLYRYCVGDILRVTGFHNSAPQFHFVRRKDVLLSIESDKTDESELQSAIENASKLLKKFNTSVVEYSSYADTETIPGHYVIFWELLVKDPMNXPKEEVMEQCCLAMEESLNAVYRQGRVECNSIGPLEIRVVKSGTFEELMDYAISRGASINQYKVPRCVSFTPVMELLNTRVVASYFSPSLPFWSPERRR; encoded by the exons ATGTCACGTGACCCCATGGACCCACTAACCATCCTATATAAACTCTCCATTTCTCTTCACCACAAAATCCCGTGTCAAACAATCGAACACAAAATCGAAATGGCGACTAATGTTCAGAGAACGTCTTCCGCTTCACCGGCGCCGGAGAAACATAAGGAAGCGAttcagttcattgagaagatgACGAGAAACACAGACAAAGTTCAGGCGAACGTTTTGGCTGAGATACTCAGCCGGAACGCCGACACAGAATATCTCCGGCTTTACAATCTCAACGGAGCCACCGATCGTGAAACTTTCAAGTCGAAGATTCCGATAGTCACTTACGACGACCTGCAACCTATCATTCAACGCATCGCCGATGGTGATCGCTCTCCCATTTTATCAGCTCATCCGATTTCTGAATTTCTCACCAG TTCTGGTACTTCCGCCGGTGAAAGAAAGCTCATGCCGACGATTCACGAAGATTTGGATCGACGTCAACTGCTTTACAGCCTTCTCATGCCTGTAATGAACTT GTACATGCCAGGTTTAGACAAGGGAAAAGCTTTATACTTTCTATTCGTCAAATCCGAAACACAGACTCCGGGTGGGTTACTCGCCCGACCCGTTCTCACAAGCTACTACAAAAGTGACCATTTCAAAACCCGACCCTTCGACCCGTATAACGTCTACACCAGCCCAAACGAAGCAATTCTTTGCCCCGATTCCTTCCAAAGCATGTACGCTCAGATGCTTTGCGGTCTGTATGACCGCAAAGAAGTGCTCCGTATCGGAGCAATATTCGCCTCGAGTTTGCTCCGAGCCATTCGGTTCCTTCAACTGAACTGGAAGGAACTCTGTCATGATATCCGGACCGGAACTCTCAACGAGACAGTTTCTGATCCGGATATCAGACAGTGTATGTCTCAGATACTGAGACCGAATTCGGATCTCGCAAATGTTATTGAATCCGAATGCTCAAAGAAGAATTGGGAAAGAATTATCGTTCGAATTTGGCCTAATGTGAAATACCTAGAAGTAATTGTGACCGGTACAATGGCTCAATACATTCCAACCCTAGATTATTATAGTGGCGGGTTACCGAAAGTTTGCACAATGTATGCATCTTCCGAATGTTACTTCGGGATTAACCTCAATCCATTGTGTAAACCATCAGAAGTTTCCTACACAATTATGCCAAACATGGCATATTTCGAGTTCATACCCCACAATCCACATTCAGTGTCAACCGACAATGTGGTTGATCTAGCGAATGTGGAAATAGGGAAAGAGTATGAACTCGTGATCACCACCCATGCAGGTCTTTACAGATACTGTGTGGGTGACATACTGCGTGTCACCGGGTTTCACAACTCTGCACCACAGTTCCATTTTGTGAGACGAAAAGACGTGTTGTTAAGCATCGAATCCGATAAGACTGACGAATCCGAACTACAATCTGCCATTGAAAACGCGTCCAAATTGTTGAAGAAGTTCAACACGAGTGTGGTCGAGTACTCGAGCTATGCGGATACCGAAACAATCCCGGGTcattatgtgatattttgggagtTGTTAGTGAAGGATCCAATGA TACCCAAGGAGGAGGTGATGGAGCAATGTTGCTTGGCTATGGAGGAATCATTGAATGCTGTGTACAGACAGGGTCGGGTTGAGTGCAATTCAATCGGGCCGTTGGAGATCCGAGTGGTGAAAAGTGGTACGTTTGAAGAGTTGATGGATTATGCTATATCAAGAGGTGCATCTATTAACCAGTATAAAGTGCCGAGGTGTGTAAGCTTCACACCTGTAATGGAGTTGCTGAATACGAGGGTGGTGGCCTCGTATTTCAGTCCGAGTTTGCCGTTCTGGAGTCCGGAACGTCGCCGGTGA